Proteins co-encoded in one Lynx canadensis isolate LIC74 chromosome C1, mLynCan4.pri.v2, whole genome shotgun sequence genomic window:
- the LOC115522129 gene encoding group IIE secretory phospholipase A2, with translation MKPPPLLTFLCLLVALAGGNLVQFGVMIERVTGKPALQYNDYGCYCGVGGSHWPVDPTDWCCHAHDCCYGRVEKLGCEPKLERYLFSASRHNIFCAGRTTCQRQTCECDRRAALCFRHNLDTYNRSYIRYPNKLCSGPTPPC, from the exons ATGAAGCCTCCCCCTCTTCTGACCTTCCTTTGCCTCCTGG TGGCCCTGGCTGGCGGGAACCTGGTCCAGTTTGGGGTAATGATTGAGAGGGTGACGGGGAAGCCGGCACTGCAGTACAATGATTACGGCTGCTACTGTGGCGTTGGTGGCTCCCACTGGCCCGTGGACCCAACAGACTG GTGCTGCCATGCCCATGACTGCTGCTATGGGCGTGTGGAGAAGCTGGGCTGTGAACCCAAACTGGAAAGGTATCTCTTCTCTGCCAGCAGGCACAACATCTTCTGCG CCGGCAGAACCACCTGCCAGCGTCAGACCTGCGAGTGTGACCGGAGGGCTGCCCTCTGCTTCCGCCACAACCTGGACACCTACAACCGCAGCTACATCCGCTACCCCAACAAGCTGTGCAGCGGCCCCACGCCGCCCTGCTAG